The Methanobacterium sp. sequence TTTCATAGATAGACCAAATAGGTTCACTGTTAAATTCAGATATGTTCATGGGTTAGAAATTGCCCATTTAAGGGATCCGGGAAGACTTAAAGAGCTTTTAACGCATGATGCAGAATTACTTTTAAGACCAGCCTTAAACACTGCCAATAGAAAGACTAAATTTGATGTTATAGGAGTTTTTAAAGATGATCACTGGGTTCTTATCAATTCCGGATTTCACAGCGATATAGCTGCTGATTTGATAGATTCTCAGTTGATAAAAGAGTTTAAAGGATATTTTATAGATAAAAGGGAATATACCTATGGTAAAAGCCGAATAGACTTTCTTTTAACCAATAACGATGAAAATAAGATGCTTGTTGAAGTTAAAGGATGTACTCTTGTTGAAGAGGGATTGGCTAAATTTCCAGATGCACCAACTTCAAGGGGTAAAAGGCACGTTGAAGAGCTTATAACTGCCAAAAAAGAAGGTTTAGAGGCGGCTGTTCTTTTTCTAATTTTTTGTGAAGATGCGACGTGTTTTTCTCCCAATTTTGATATGGATCCGAATTTTTCAATTGCTTTAAAGAATGCTCATAAAAAAGGAGTTAATATAATTGCATATTC is a genomic window containing:
- the sfsA gene encoding DNA/RNA nuclease SfsA, encoding MIIRNIIQGNFIDRPNRFTVKFRYVHGLEIAHLRDPGRLKELLTHDAELLLRPALNTANRKTKFDVIGVFKDDHWVLINSGFHSDIAADLIDSQLIKEFKGYFIDKREYTYGKSRIDFLLTNNDENKMLVEVKGCTLVEEGLAKFPDAPTSRGKRHVEELITAKKEGLEAAVLFLIFCEDATCFSPNFDMDPNFSIALKNAHKKGVNIIAYS